GGGTTGTTTTTGCTGCCTTACATCTTCCAAAGGCATATCCAAGGTAGTATCATAATTTGCCTACATGGGTCAATTGCAACCAGCATTGGCCAGTATACTATCACAAGGTAATCTCTAGCTAAAACATCAATTGCAACCATTATTGACCAATACATTTTCGCACTCTGTTGGTTATCATCAGTGTAAATGAATTTTTTTTTAGCAGACCAAGGGTTGATTTAGCAACGCATCCCTTTGAAAGCGGCCCATGTGACATCGATATGAGTCAAACaattattctagtgtcaaaattgactacaaagttaAATAGGATACTTTTGGACATAAAGTCCGTCTCGTTTAAAACTGAGTTTGGAACATCTGTGCGTCATACcgggtaaatgaaggttgggttgtTTTTTGACgatgtacatttgcccactaacatgggGTGAACATCTGCAGTGATTGCTCTCTATCTAAAAGCATAGCCTGAGGTTGACCTGCCCAGCAGCTCTGACTATTTACATGACaacacgttttttttttacttgagaaacactgcaccaaacaccttagttagatgtaaaatttcGCAACTAAAACATCCTCGGCCAAAACgtaaaaattacagatttcttgagtcaTCTTCATTCTGGGGATTTTAAGGAAGAGAAATAGGCTTCTGCGTCTACAGTGGTACAATGGATCGTGCTCACTAGGGCATACACTTGCAAAATGTTTGGAGAATTAAAACAAACGGTTGTTATTGGAAAAGTGCAGGCTGTACCTTCGCATTTCAGTTGATGTTCTTCCGTTTggtaatgaacacaaccctggtgtcAGGTTGGATCTGGAGACTGGTTAGCACTTGACAATACCAACATGAAACATAATGCCCATTCTGATCTCCCCAACTCCGCTCGCAGTATGATTTCTGCACCTCTGGGCTGTGGAagatcccactgggcaaaaactggttgaatcaatgttgcttccacgtcatttcaacaacaacaaaaatcagtGCGAGgacattgaatcaacgtggaaaatgtattggatttgcaaaaactaATCAAGGTAAGGGAATTTCATTTATtttcaacttttaacctaaatccaatgacatggtgattttttgttgttgattgcaCATTAGTtaaaacctcaaccaaatgtcaaTCATAACAAGACTGCCCAGCAGGATGAGTCTGACCACCTGTCTGCAACTGGACAACCCCACTGGTTACATTTCATTCCACctgtcaaaacacacacacacacacacaaatcaacatttgaaatcaaccaaggGCATATCCTGTAGCTTGGATAGGAACATCAACCCCATTCAGTCACTCCTGGGTTCTATCATTAACCATCCCTCCACACTGTCCTTAGGCCCCTGTTGACTCCCCTTCATGAACTGTCAAATAAAAGGCCCAGGGAGAAGGAGGGATCGGTTTGGGATTGAGCCTCAACCCCCTGGGCACATGTCAAGTCAACGCTAATTccacgtaatttcattgaaacaacgttgattcaaccagtgggaAGGGTCAGTGACATTACATTTGTATGACTGTGGAAAATAAAGCCAAAatcacatttgaaatgtattgatTGTGTTTTCTTTGGATTGATGGCATGATATGGGAAGTTTTCAGGATATTGGAAGCATGATAAAAAATACAAGACTGATATGATTTATTGAATATATTGGCATGTGACAGTTGCCTGTTGTTTCACAGTTACAAGGGAGAAAATAGATGCATACACAGGTCAAGTCATATTCCAGTTTGAAAGAGAACCTTGAATGGCTCAATCAAGATGCCATTTTGTATACTGTAATATGTAATGTAATGCAAAAGTATGGAGTTATTTTCAGCACTTTGAATACTTCTGAATATCTGTGGATGTCTATGGCTATGTCCTGTGTGTTCATTTCTCTGGTCTACTCATGTTTTAAGActgcaatatacatttaaaaacatactGCAGTGTTCTGCTTCCTGAGTGCACTTATTCATTAATGATTACCCATAGTATTTAACAGGAATAAATTAGTTGAAGTGGGTGTGCtggtttcttttcttttttacattACAGTTGGAGGTTTCCCAACCAAGCTAACATCTTAATTTTTTATCTTATCAGGTATAAAATCATCTCCAAGCCCTCCAAATGGAGGAAATGAGTGCATATCAGTCTTCTGTTGTCTGTTAGCACTTTCATAAATACACCACAACAAAGCTGTGACATCATGTAAGTGTGATGGGGTATATACTGTCCACGTTTCCTTGTCGAGTTTGGTTTAGTTCTCATCTATAACACTCTGATACAGTAGATGAAGATATACACGATGGCACTTCTACAATACAATAATCAATACTTCTATATTATTTTCCTCTACTTATCTCCTTGTTGGAAGATATTACAAATTACTAAAGGAACATCTTCAAGGATCTGCTTTGCTGTACAGCAGCAGTTCATGGAAAACATTATGAAACTTGCATTGGATAGAAAATTCAAACAGTTGGGTCCACAGCTCAGGAGGCTGAGGAACACATCTCACTCAGGTCTGGCTAGTTCATTTACTCCAACTGGGAGACCTCGTGGAAGTATGCGCCGAGCATCTTGATGCCCTGGATGTAGTTTGTCCTGAAAGTAAACCATAGACATATATTcatatacatttacatacagtgcattcggaaagtattcagacccttccccttttccacattacagccttagtctacaattgattaaatacatttttcccatCAAGCTACACaaaataccgcataatgacaaagcgaaaacaggttttgaaattcatgcaaatgtattaaaaataaaaaacagaaataccatatttacataagtattcagaccctttgctatgagacttgaaattgagctcagctgcatcctgtttccattgatcatatctgagatgtttctacaatttcattggagtccacctgtggtaaatgcaattgattggacatgatttggaaaggcacacacctgtctatacaaggtcccacagtgacagtgcatgtcagagcaaaaaccaagccaagataACGCATGAGTAGCTTCGGGataagtttctgaatgtccttgtggcccagccaaagcccggacttgaacccgatcgaacatctctggagagacctgaaaatagctgtgcagcgacgcaccccatccaacctgacagagctcgagaggatctgcagagaagaatgggtgaaactccccaaattcaggtgtgccaagcttgtagcgtaatacccaagaagactcgagtttgtagtcgctgccaaaggtgattcaacaaagtaatgagtaaagggtctgaatacttatgtaaatgtgatttcattttttttttttttatatacttttgaaaaaatgtctaaaccttttttcgcttcatcattatggggtattgtgtgtagattgatgaggatttaaaaaaatctattttggaaTAAGACTAacataacaaaacgtggaaaaagtcaaggggtgtgaatactttccgaatgcactgtagacgtGTAACATCATTGAATTAAACAACAAGATGTACATTAAGACCCCATCGAgatgctaataataataataacaatactattgtgggtgcttatatttgtcgtATTCTACGCATGTGTGAAAGGgaagtgttttttatttattttttttgcatttctcAAGTCCCCAAGACATGCCGTTATCAACGGTGACCTTGGAGCAATTTTGGTTAAGTGACTCGACCGATTTTTCACcctgtcggctcggggattcaaactagcgacctttcgggttactggcccaacacgctaaccactaagctacctgctgcTTATAGTTCTGATACGTTGTCAATATTTATAGAAATGTGTTGACAATAAAGCAGTGTTCTTATATACGGTTCCTAGGGAATCACCAGGTGAGAACGTTTTTGTTCCATCCCAGCACTGACACCTGATTCAACTGAGTTAGTGTTAGTTAAGGCTCAGAGTCATGTCCAGGGCCTGTGGGGTGTGTGTCAAACCTTGTGCGCAGTCCCATGGTTCCAGACAGTGTATAGATAAAAAGACAACCGTGGCAGGTTACCTGTTGAGTTTCTCATTCTGTGAATGTGCTCCGTCGTCAGACGAGCCCATGGGCAGCAGCATGACGTTACGGCCGGTGGCTTCCTGGAAGGTCAGGGTGACGGGGATGCTGCCGCCTTCCCGTGTCAGGTCAGGCTCCACACCGAACACTATGTGGAAAAAAGGAAtaggagggagagaacgagagacattATTGCTCAAAATGTTATAAATATTTAAGTAAGTTAGACCAgtgcgtgtgtgtctgagtgggagGGTTTGCCTGTGTATCCACACACCTGTCTTCATGGCCTTTCTACCAGCCATGTAATGGGGATGGTTGAAGTCGGACACCCAGGCCTTGGCCCCATGGCCCATATACACCTTGAGCTTGTTGGGGCTCTCCAGCTCAGCAAACTTCTTCTCCAGGTGGCCAATAACCTTGATAGGTTAGAATTATACATACATTTCTAAATATGTTTCCACATTCATATTAAagtctcattgagataaaatatTATATGAACAGTAATGAAAAGAACAGACAGTCAGATTGCTATCAGGGCTGTCTGTGTATGGCATATACTGTATTACAGGCtaatagagcagtggttcccaaccaggggtactaggaaccctgggggtacttAGCCTATCCACagagggtacttgagaagactcatgagaccattgGCCTtctggtaaaatgcacattatggggtacttcaggggtactccgaACGGAACAAAATTCAGGTGGTGGTACAGAACCAAaagaaaaggttgggaaccactaatAGACAGACCTAATGTTTGAGAGTGAATTTCCATGTAAGGAATGAACCACTGGTGGGGATGCTTGTCCACTACTATTTCATCCAAATGTCTAGAACATGCAATGTGCTTATTCGATAACACCTTTAATTAAATGGTGAAATTATCTAAATACCTGATCCTTGTCCTGTATTTGAAGAACTGAATTCAACTTATGAGTCTACCTTTCACACTCTTCATACAGTggagcaaaaaagtatttagtcagccaccaattgtgcaagttctcccacttaaaaagatgagaggcctgtaatttccatcataggtacacgtcaactatgacagaaaatgagaagaaaaaaaattccagaaaatcacattgtaggattttttatgaatttatttgcaaattatggtggaaaataagtatttggtcacctacaaacaagcaagatttctggctctcacagacctgtaacttcttctttaaagAGGCtactctgtcctccactcgttacctgtattaatggcacctgtttgaacttgttatcagtataaaagacacctgtccacaacctcaaacagtcacactccaaactccactatggccaagaccaaagagctgtcaaaggacaccagaaacaaaattgtagacctgcaccaggctgggaagactgaatctgaaataggtaagcagcttggtttgaagaaaaaCTGcaggagcaattattaggaaatggaagacatacaagaccactgataatctccctcgatctggggctccacgcaagatctcaccccgtggggtcaaaatgatcacaagaacggtgagcaaaaatcccagaaccacacgcggggacctagtgaatgacctgcagagagctgggaccaaagtaacaaagcctaccatcagtaacaagctacgccgccagggactcaaatcctgcagtgcgagacgtgtccccctgcttaagccagtacatgtccaggcccgtctgaagtttgctagagagcatttggatgatccagaagaggattgggagaatttcatctgaccatatgacaccaaaatagaactgtttggtaaaaactcaactcgtcatgtttggaggacaaagaatgctgagttgcatccaaagaacaccatacctactgtgaagcatgggggtggaaacatcatgctttggggctgtttttctgcaaagggaccaggacgactgatccgtgtaaaggaaagaatgaatggggccatgtatcgtgagatttttagtgaaaacctccttccatcagcaagggcattgaagatgaaacgtggctgggtctttcagcatgacaatgatcccaaacacaccgcccgggcaacgaaggagtggcttcgtaagaagcatttcaaggtcctggagtggcctagccagtctccagatctcaaccccatagaaaatctttggagggagttgaaagtccgtgttccCCAGcgacagcccccccccaaaaaaaagaggagatctgcatggaggaatgggccaaaataccagcaacagtgtgtgaaaaccttgtgaagacttacagaaaacatttgacctgtgtcattgccaacaaagggtatataacaaagtattgagataaacttttttattgaccaaatacttattttccaccataatttgcaaataaattcattacaaatcctacaatgtgattttctggatttttttttctcattttgtctgtcatagttgaagtgtacctatgatgaaaattacaggcctctcatctttttaagtgggagaacttgcacaattggtggctgactaaatactttttttgccccactgtatgtcagCCTAACATGCTGAGCTGTTAGGATTTGAGGTAGGGGAATGGATCCCAGACCTGCACTTAAAAGAGGAAGGCAGGAAATGATCTAAAAACATGAGTTGAGTTCTACTTATATTCTAGAGGTTTCTACCTGTTTCTCCACCACTTTGGGGTCCATGTCCGGGACCAGGCGGATGGAGAACTTGCCTATGACCTTGCGGGGAATGACGGTCTTAGCACCTCCGTCGGAGAAGGCCCCCTCGATGCcgtgcagggagagggaggggtaccTCCAGCGGTGCATCAGGATAGCCTCCTGCAGACAAGGGTCAGAGGAGAGAGCAAAGGACAATATGAACTAGAGAACATTGGAAATTAATCACTTACATTGACTGAGAATCAACCAGTATTGCTTTTAAAACTAGTTGGTAATTTCAGACATTGGCCCTGTTTGAACACTTCAGAAATGCATACGTGGGCAACATAGCCAAAACTTTTGATTTACAGCACCCTACTAGCGTGGAGGGACTGTAAGAAATACCTGGGCATTTCCTCCCAAATATGTTCTCACTCGCTTATAGTATGCAACCCAGACTTGCCAAAAGCCCTGAGTGATGCCAACTTTAATCTTTGGCATACTCTAGGAATCAGGACCTTTTCAGACCTATTTCATCAGAaaaccactacactgaaatcCTTTCAAGAGCTCTGCAGTGAATTCAATGTGCCAAGATCCAATTTTTTAAAATATCTTCAAATTAGACATGTCATTTCGTCATTTACTTCCAAGAGGAGGTTTAGAGCTCAGCTGAATGAAGTTTAAACCCTTCTTACAGCACAATCCATTAAAGACAAAATCTCCTATATCTATAGACTCCTGAGAACGGAGGCTCCTCCTTTACTCCTTTGAAAATAATCTGGGAAAAGGACcttggtctgactatcagtgatgagttatgagCGGAGGTTTGCGACAGTGTATACTGCTCCTCTACTAATGTAAAAATGAAAGAATCTAATTACACATTTTTGTACAAATTTTATTACACTCCAATGAGACTCCATAGAATGAAAACAGACATTTCTCCTAACTGTAAAATATGTAACCTACATGCATGTATTTTGGAGCTGTAGAGAGATTGCCAAAATCtggcaatctatacatactgctgcatAGAAAATACTAGATGTACAGTTTGATATGACCCCGTGTCTCCATCTTCTTAATGCCCAGCAGAACTTTGTTCTTGATCCTGACAGAGAAAATGTGTTTATGACTATTACATACTTTGCTAAGAAATGTATTCTTCTAATCGTGGGCCTCTAATACTTCTCCTACATTTAAAATGTGGATTGACCAGATTGTTGACTTTCTCCCTCTTGAAAAGCTCACTTATGACCTCTGCAAGAGACAGTCCAAGTTTGATAGACTCTGGTCTCCACTACTCAACTATATTTCAAATTGGACAGAGTGAATTAGGGAAATGAGCAGATACATGTGTAAGGTGCTGTAAAAACTAATTATTTGCTCGTCATCTCAGCTGAGGCTGGAAATAGCTAATAAGAACCTTGATAGTGCTGCTGcaagtttttatatatatatttttttataattatttttttattatgtttattatattttattattattgttagttattttgatttttttttaagtctGTCACATCTGTGAATGTGGAATGTGTTTTGTTGGTTGATTGAAAACTTTAAACTTTAAAttgaaaaaagaaaagaaatgcACACGTAAGCAGTGAGATCAAGGTTACCACCCTATTACTTTAACCAATGCAACCAATTAAGATCAGTGATTGATTAAAGGGAGGTAGGAAAGAACGAAGGACTCTTCATTTCTGAAGTATTTGAACATGACCATCCATACCTTGGTGTCGTGTAGGAGCTTCCCAGCTCCAACGTCCTTGGCATACTCCACCATGTCAAAGTCAATCTTCTCGTACAGTTTCTTTTCCTCGTCTGTGACCTTGGCCACGTCTTCGTACATCCCCGGGACGAGGATCTTACCCTTCTTGTCCACCAgggagcctgaaggaggagacaCCAGGGTCATGTTCACGAGTGCACGCAACAGAATACATTTTGCAACAAAAAACTAAAATGAGTCGCACCgagtttcagtccattttcttttGTTTGGTGCATTATGAACACGACCCCGCAGAGATATCATATGCCCTGTCCAGAACCCCCCCCAAGCCCCTACAAAACCCCCTAGGCACTTGTGTAGATTTCATTCTAGGATTTTGTTTGATTCTATTGAAGGGCTACAATGCTGTTGCATATACCTATCCAATTCTTCCATACCTACCTCCTTACATATCTCTATGATCATTCTATTCCAGCACatcagcacacctgattcaacttaccCATCAGTGCGATGAGGTCAGTCATGGCTTCATGGACAGAGCCTCCAAACACCCCAGAATGGAGGTCCTTGTCACAGCACTCCATCTGACAAAACAAGAAGGTTTAAAGCAGGGCTATGACCCATGCACAGTTTGTGGTAAGTGTAGCCTCTAGATTTGTCTaactcagggtttcccaaactctgtcctcagGATGCCAAGTAgagcatgttttggtttttgccctagcactacacagcagattcaaataatcaactaatcatcaagcttcgataatttgaatcagttgtgtagttagggcaaaaaccaaaatgtgcacagaGTTTGCGAAACGCTGGTCTAACTCTATGGCTTCACCACAATGAAGATCACATTTCTTTTGTGGGAAGAGAGCCCTCTAGCTTATGCTATGGCCTCACCTCAATGAAGAAGTAGCAGATCCCCCTCAGTCCATAGGTGATGCAGGGCTTGGTTTTGCCCAGCCAATAGTTGTCTGAGATGCACACGTAATCCACGTCCTTCAGGAAGGTGTCTTTGCGGGCGAACACCAGATCGTCCAGGCCCTCCGAGCCAGATTCCTCCATGCCCTCGAAGCAGAACTTGATGTTGATGGGAAGCTCCTGTTTCCatgagagagaacagtctatctcAGCAGGCAACATATGGCACATAAAATCTTAATGACGCTATTTTCTGGCTGTAAATGTTGTTGAGAAGCCGTAACATAACCACATTACAAATAAATGGTCTCtgctgaagtgctttgaaaggctggtcatggctcacatcaaaagcatcctcccggataccctatacccactccaattcgcataccaccccaacagatccacagatgacgcaatctcaatcgcactccacactgccctttcccacctggacaaaaggaacatctatgcgagaatgctgttcattgactacagctcagtgctcacaaagctcatcactaagctaaggaccctgggactaaacgggccaccccccaggtggtaagggtaggcaacaacacgtctgccacgctgatcctcaacactgtggcccctcaggggtgtgtacttagtccctttctgtactccctgttcacccacgactgcgtggccaaac
This genomic interval from Salmo salar chromosome ssa27, Ssal_v3.1, whole genome shotgun sequence contains the following:
- the LOC106588296 gene encoding cytosolic non-specific dipeptidase, whose protein sequence is MAHLPELFKYVDEHQELYIERLAQWVAVQSVSAWPEKRGEIKKMMEMAAKDIEKLGGTVEMVDLGKQKLPSGEEIPLPPIVLGFLGSDPGKKTVCIYGHLDVQPAAIDDGWDTEPFTLVEKDGKLYGRGSTDDKGPVLAWFNCIEGYQKIQQELPINIKFCFEGMEESGSEGLDDLVFARKDTFLKDVDYVCISDNYWLGKTKPCITYGLRGICYFFIEMECCDKDLHSGVFGGSVHEAMTDLIALMGSLVDKKGKILVPGMYEDVAKVTDEEKKLYEKIDFDMVEYAKDVGAGKLLHDTKEAILMHRWRYPSLSLHGIEGAFSDGGAKTVIPRKVIGKFSIRLVPDMDPKVVEKQVIGHLEKKFAELESPNKLKVYMGHGAKAWVSDFNHPHYMAGRKAMKTVFGVEPDLTREGGSIPVTLTFQEATGRNVMLLPMGSSDDGAHSQNEKLNRTNYIQGIKMLGAYFHEVSQLE